The Streptomyces nitrosporeus genome includes a window with the following:
- a CDS encoding maltokinase N-terminal cap-like domain-containing protein, with product MSEAASTRVALAKSTTKRTAGRRVPPDTADLLASLAPLLHEWLPRQRWFAGKGQAVTGFSLVAATEILPLDASAAGPGLLHLLVRVRHPDLPDRSQGDCYQLLLGVRRTLPPRLAGALIGRVAEGPLAGRILYEGLHDPRVAALLLERFRTPGSLGPLRFERAAPIEPGLVPRVLDTEQSNSSLVYGDTYILKIFRRVFPGTNPDLELPLALGRAGCGRVPAPVAWFEAAGPEPLTLGVLQPFLHGAEDGWQLALAALRAGRDFVPEARALGRATAEVHTALATALPTPALPPSQTRQLVDQMTERLEAAARAVPALVPYVPGLRTAFDAVAALGHRGGGGWAAQRVHGDLHLGQTLRGEDGFWSLIDFEGEPAKPLPERRSPQPPVRDVAGMLRSFDYAARSHRPWNPGWAAHCRAAYCEGYAAASGTDPRGEPELLRAHETDKAVYEVLYEARHRPDWLPVPMAAIERLAAATAP from the coding sequence ATGTCGGAGGCTGCATCCACTCGAGTCGCCCTGGCGAAGAGCACGACGAAACGCACGGCCGGGAGACGGGTCCCGCCGGACACGGCGGACCTGCTGGCGTCGCTCGCCCCGCTGCTCCACGAATGGCTGCCCAGGCAGCGGTGGTTCGCGGGCAAGGGGCAGGCGGTCACCGGCTTCTCGCTCGTCGCGGCGACCGAGATACTGCCACTGGACGCGAGCGCGGCGGGCCCCGGTCTGCTGCACCTGCTCGTCCGGGTCCGCCACCCGGACCTCCCCGACCGGTCGCAGGGCGACTGCTACCAGCTCCTGCTCGGCGTGCGCCGCACCCTGCCCCCGCGGCTGGCCGGGGCGCTCATCGGCCGGGTGGCCGAAGGCCCGCTGGCCGGCCGCATCCTCTACGAGGGACTGCACGACCCACGGGTCGCCGCCCTGCTGCTGGAACGATTCCGTACGCCGGGATCGCTCGGTCCGCTGCGCTTCGAACGGGCGGCGCCGATCGAACCCGGCCTGGTCCCGCGCGTCCTGGACACGGAGCAGTCCAACTCCTCCCTGGTCTACGGCGACACCTACATCCTGAAGATCTTCCGCCGGGTCTTCCCCGGCACCAACCCCGATCTGGAACTGCCGCTGGCGCTCGGCCGGGCGGGCTGCGGGCGGGTGCCGGCCCCGGTCGCCTGGTTCGAGGCCGCCGGGCCGGAGCCGCTGACCCTCGGTGTGCTCCAGCCGTTCCTGCACGGCGCAGAGGACGGCTGGCAGCTGGCGCTGGCCGCGCTGCGCGCCGGGCGTGACTTCGTCCCGGAGGCGCGCGCCCTGGGACGGGCCACGGCGGAGGTGCACACGGCGCTCGCCACGGCGCTCCCTACCCCGGCGCTGCCCCCGTCGCAGACCCGGCAGCTGGTGGACCAGATGACCGAGCGGCTGGAGGCGGCCGCCCGGGCGGTCCCCGCCCTCGTCCCCTACGTACCGGGGCTGCGCACCGCCTTCGACGCGGTGGCCGCGCTGGGCCACCGGGGCGGCGGCGGCTGGGCGGCCCAGCGGGTCCACGGTGACCTGCACCTCGGCCAGACCCTGCGCGGCGAGGACGGTTTCTGGTCGCTGATCGACTTCGAGGGCGAGCCGGCCAAGCCGCTGCCCGAGCGCCGCAGCCCGCAGCCGCCGGTGCGAGACGTGGCGGGGATGCTCCGGTCCTTCGACTACGCGGCGCGCTCGCACCGGCCGTGGAATCCCGGGTGGGCGGCCCACTGCCGTGCCGCCTACTGCGAGGGCTACGCGGCGGCGTCCGGCACCGATCCGCGCGGCGAACCGGAGCTGCTGCGCGCCCATGAGACCGACAAGGCGGTGTACGAGGTGCTGTACGAGGCCCGGCACCGTCCCGACTGGCTGCCCGTGCCGATGGCGGCGATCGAGCGCCTGGCCGCCGCCACGGCCCCCTGA
- the treS gene encoding maltose alpha-D-glucosyltransferase, translating to MIVNEPVHDLFEDTPAKDRDPDWFKRAVFYEVLVRSFQDSNGDGVGDLKGLTAKLDYLQWLGVDCLWLPPFFKSPLRDGGYDVSDYTAVLPEFGDLADFVEFVDAAHQRGMRVIIDFVMNHTSDQHDWFQQSRSDPDGPYGDYYVWADDDKQFPDARIIFVDTETSNWTFDPVRKQYYWHRFFSHQPDLNYENPAVQEEIISALRFWLDLGIDGFRVDAVPYLYQREGTNCENLPETHGFLKRVRKEIDANYPDTVLLAEANQWPEDVVDYFGDYTAGGDECHMAFHFPVMPRIFMAVRRESRYPVSEILAKTPEIPSGCQWGIFLRNHDELTLEMVTDEERDYMYAEYAKDPRMRANIGIRRRLAPLLDNDRNQIELFTALLLSLPGSPILYYGDEIGMGDNIWLGDRDAVRTPMQWTPDRNAGFSSSDPGRLYLPTIMDPVYGYQVTNVEASMASPSSLLHWTRRMIEIRKQNPAFGLGSYSELASSNPAVLAFTREYKDDLVMCVHNFSRFAQPTELDLRAFDGCHPVELVGGVRFPAVGQWPYLLTLAGHGFYWFRMRRTPSAGLPPAPAS from the coding sequence ACCCCCGCCAAGGACCGCGATCCCGACTGGTTCAAGCGCGCCGTCTTCTACGAGGTACTCGTCCGCTCCTTCCAGGACTCCAACGGCGACGGCGTCGGCGACCTCAAAGGCCTCACCGCCAAGCTGGACTACCTGCAATGGCTGGGCGTCGACTGCCTCTGGCTGCCGCCGTTCTTCAAGTCGCCTCTGCGCGACGGCGGTTACGACGTCTCGGACTACACCGCCGTGCTGCCGGAGTTCGGCGACCTCGCCGACTTCGTCGAGTTCGTGGACGCCGCGCACCAGCGCGGCATGCGCGTGATCATCGACTTCGTCATGAACCACACGAGCGACCAGCACGACTGGTTCCAGCAGTCCCGGTCCGACCCCGACGGGCCGTACGGCGACTACTACGTCTGGGCCGACGACGACAAGCAGTTCCCCGACGCCCGGATCATCTTCGTCGACACGGAGACGTCCAACTGGACCTTCGACCCGGTGCGCAAGCAGTACTACTGGCACCGCTTCTTCTCCCACCAGCCGGACCTCAACTACGAGAACCCGGCCGTGCAGGAGGAGATCATCTCCGCGCTCCGCTTCTGGCTGGACCTCGGTATCGACGGCTTCCGGGTGGACGCCGTGCCGTACCTCTACCAGCGCGAGGGCACCAACTGCGAGAACCTCCCCGAGACCCACGGCTTCCTCAAGCGGGTCCGCAAGGAGATCGACGCCAACTACCCCGACACGGTGCTGCTGGCGGAGGCCAACCAGTGGCCCGAGGACGTCGTCGACTACTTCGGCGACTACACCGCCGGCGGCGACGAGTGCCACATGGCGTTCCACTTCCCGGTGATGCCGCGGATCTTCATGGCCGTGCGCCGGGAGAGCCGCTACCCGGTCTCGGAGATCCTGGCGAAGACCCCCGAGATCCCGTCCGGCTGCCAGTGGGGCATCTTCCTCCGCAACCACGACGAGCTGACGCTCGAAATGGTCACGGACGAGGAACGCGACTACATGTACGCGGAGTACGCCAAGGATCCGCGGATGCGGGCCAACATCGGCATCCGCCGCCGGCTCGCGCCCCTCCTGGACAACGACCGCAACCAGATCGAGCTGTTCACGGCCCTGCTGCTGTCGCTGCCCGGCTCCCCGATCCTCTACTACGGGGACGAGATCGGGATGGGTGACAACATCTGGCTGGGCGACCGCGACGCGGTGCGCACCCCGATGCAGTGGACGCCGGACCGCAACGCCGGTTTCTCCTCCAGCGATCCGGGGCGGCTCTACCTCCCCACGATCATGGATCCGGTCTACGGCTACCAGGTCACCAACGTCGAGGCGTCGATGGCCTCGCCGTCCTCGCTGCTGCACTGGACGCGGCGGATGATCGAGATCCGCAAGCAGAACCCGGCCTTCGGCCTCGGCTCGTACAGCGAACTGGCGTCGTCGAACCCGGCGGTGCTCGCGTTCACCCGTGAGTACAAGGACGACCTGGTCATGTGCGTCCACAACTTCTCGCGGTTCGCCCAGCCGACGGAGCTGGACCTGCGGGCGTTCGACGGGTGCCATCCGGTGGAGCTGGTCGGCGGGGTGCGCTTCCCGGCCGTGGGCCAGTGGCCCTATCTGCTGACACTGGCGGGCCACGGTTTCTACTGGTTCCGGATGCGCAGGACCCCGTCGGCGGGCCTGCCCCCGGCTCCGGCGAGCTGA